Below is a window of Camelina sativa cultivar DH55 chromosome 11, Cs, whole genome shotgun sequence DNA.
GTAGATCATGATTGAAATACGAGTTAACAATTTGGCGTCGTCCGTGGGGAATCAAAACAAACATCTAATTTCTAAAGTTATTAAACTTATAAAAGatgataaatattttgattttccacATACGACGTCAATTGTTAAACTAGTACTATTAGATAGTGAAAACTGATCTAGGGATTTAGAGAATTTTGCTAGAAAAAGGATTCaactgaaaaaataaaagaacttgagAAAGGAGGGCTCATAGCTATCatcaatctcttagaatctAGATCTAGGGTATGAGTTTTTCTTATCCCTTTCTCCAATGAAGAGTCTCCATTTTTATACACGTATTCACTAggttaattttaaattttgatatatccttctcctctttttttttttgtaaattttcctATGCTTTATCCCttgattttctcttttcctaGCTGATTTCCTTTCTTCTCGTAGGTTGGAAACTTTCCGTTTATTCTTTAAAGTCGGCAACCATGAATGGGTTGTATAGGTTATTGAGTGGGCTAATTTTAATTTGGCCTATGATTATGTAAGGGTTGACAACTTATATGCAACAATCATATTTCTCTAAatgtttttaatcattaatgtcttttaaaacttaattttttttttctaagtattTAGAACCGATCGTATAGTGGTATTATGGTTGTGCCATTTGTTTTGATTATCTAAATTTCATGCTACATATACTGTATGTCTTTGATTGGTTGTTTTGTTTCGGTGTGACGAACCACACCATCTCAATCTTGAGTGTTGATGTTCCTGTTACAAAATTAGTTTAAGACAAGAATTTTTGTTGGGTTAGAGGTCAATTATATGctccatatatgtatattggaCACACTAGTAATAGACCTTTTTCTCAACATCTTCTAACTAACATATCATACATgctaaaaaaatttggttctaGATGTCATTTAGCCGTTCGTTAAGTGATCATACAGCCTAGCAAGTCTTTGTTAAACAATTCTAGACGTCACAAAAGTGAAacagttattttatatatatatatatcctctacAACTCATACACtcctaaaactaaaaccaaTAAACATtaatagttattattatttttgtaatatccAGTTTCCATCTTGTGTAGTTCATGCACTATACATTCGTTATATcaaatttggaaaataataataatctaacgcACTAATAAAGACCATAAAACTACAAATTTTCTAATGTAACATTTGGATGTTCTTGACAAGTTTAAGTAGCGATTCTCTAGTCGCTGTCAGTGATCAAATTAACGTTAGAATAgtattagaaaccaaaaaaaaagttggtagTGAATTCACACATCAAGTtggatttcagattttgttctcttcaatctcttttttcttcttcttacattttttatagtaggaaaaaaaaaacagaacttaaCCTCTAAGTCTTAGCATTTCCACtaactcatctctctctctctctctctctctctctctctctctctctcatcaccAAAATAAAGAACCTTTACAAACTTCTCTCTACAACATTCACTTTTTCTCTTCAATGGTGGAAGCAAGAAGCTCGAAGAAACCAACCCAATTGGGTAATAAAGAAGAACATAACCCTACAAAATTCTACTCTCGGTTCATCCTCAAAGCTCTTATCCTCACCGTTCTCTGCGCCGTCGTACCTGTCTTCCTCTCTCAGACGCCAGAGCTCGCTAACCAAACAAGACTCCTCGAGCTTCTCCACCTTATTTTCGTCGGCATCGCCGTCTCCTACGGCCTCTTCAGCAGCCGCCGTAACTacgacggaggaggaggattaaGCAATAGTGATCACAACaaagatgatcatcatcataacaACAATTCGCACTCCTATGTCCCTAAGATTCTTGAAGTATCCTCTGTTTTTAACGTTGGTCACGAGAGTGAATCTGAACCGTCCGATGATTCTTCCGGCGATCACCGTAAGTTTCAGACATGGAAGAACAAGTACCACATGAAAATCCACGAGGTTGAGACTCGTTTCGTAGATCGAGTTAGTTCAGAGATCAGAGACAAACCTCTGCTTTTACCTGTTCGGAGCTTGAACTATTCTCGTGTTCCTGATTCCTCCGGAGATAACTCCGGTCGATGGGATAAAGTGAGATccaaaagaaagattttgaagACTCTCGGTGATGATAACGGTGATGTGCTTCCTTCTCCGATTCCATGGAgctcaagatcatcatcatcgtcaaagGAGATTGAATCACTACCGTCCATTAAGAATCTGACTACAGTTGAATCACAGCCGTTGATCAAGAATCTgacaccatcttcttctctctcttctccaagAAAATCGAATCCTGTACCTAATCTTGCATCTCCGCCACCTCCGCCTCCGCCTCTACCGCCGCTACCGGCTTTTTATAACTCATCGTCGAGAAAGGTTCAACCGGGAATTTACAGGGTTGAGCGGAGGGAATCAGTTCACAAGACCAAATATGGAGGCGGAGGTGAGTTTCATCGTCCTCCGCCAcctccaccacctccaccaccaccacctccggtgGAGTATTACAAGTCACCTCCCACGAAATTCAGATTAAGTAGCGAACGGAGAAAGTCGTCGGagcaaaagatgagaagaaaatCTCCTAAAAAAGTGTGGTGGTCTGATCCAGTCGTGGCATCCAAGGAACAAGACACGAAGAAGAATGATCAAAGAAGTTACTTGGGAAGCAAGGCAGACGAAGAATTCGAGAATGAAGAgcatagaagaagagaaaatgaaatCCACAACGACGAGGTTGAGAAGAAGATAGTAGAGGAAGAAGGAGTTTGTGAGAGCAACAATGTCAGTGACGTAGACAAGAAGGCAGATGAGTTCATTGCAAAGTTCAGAGAACAGATTAGGTTACAGAGAATCGAGTCTATCAAGAGATCTGCTAATAAGATCTCTGCTTCGAGGTAGAACGTAGTAATTATAGGAAAGAAATACAATTTCAGTTTATGTTGGGGGTTATCATCATAAGGTTGTAATATTAAGgagaacaaatatttttgtta
It encodes the following:
- the LOC104723422 gene encoding uncharacterized protein DDB_G0284459-like, which produces MVEARSSKKPTQLGNKEEHNPTKFYSRFILKALILTVLCAVVPVFLSQTPELANQTRLLELLHLIFVGIAVSYGLFSSRRNYDGGGGLSNSDHNKDDHHHNNNSHSYVPKILEVSSVFNVGHESESEPSDDSSGDHRKFQTWKNKYHMKIHEVETRFVDRVSSEIRDKPLLLPVRSLNYSRVPDSSGDNSGRWDKVRSKRKILKTLGDDNGDVLPSPIPWSSRSSSSSKEIESLPSIKNLTTVESQPLIKNLTPSSSLSSPRKSNPVPNLASPPPPPPPLPPLPAFYNSSSRKVQPGIYRVERRESVHKTKYGGGGEFHRPPPPPPPPPPPPPVEYYKSPPTKFRLSSERRKSSEQKMRRKSPKKVWWSDPVVASKEQDTKKNDQRSYLGSKADEEFENEEHRRRENEIHNDEVEKKIVEEEGVCESNNVSDVDKKADEFIAKFREQIRLQRIESIKRSANKISASR